From the genome of Cedecea lapagei, one region includes:
- a CDS encoding DUF1090 domain-containing protein has product MNYRTVLALALLTLTSAAQANTLCSEKEQDIQREIGYAEKHNNQHRIDGLKKALSEVRENCSDASLRAEHQKKIAKQKAEIEERKADLIEARQKGDAEKITKRKKKLAEAEDSLKALEKRDY; this is encoded by the coding sequence GTACTGGCTCTTGCTTTACTCACCCTGACCTCTGCCGCGCAGGCTAATACCCTTTGCAGCGAAAAAGAGCAGGATATTCAACGCGAGATTGGCTATGCGGAAAAACACAATAATCAGCACCGTATTGATGGCCTGAAAAAAGCCCTCAGCGAAGTTCGCGAAAACTGTAGCGACGCGAGCCTGCGCGCTGAACACCAAAAGAAAATCGCCAAACAGAAAGCGGAAATCGAAGAGCGCAAAGCCGATCTTATCGAAGCCCGCCAGAAGGGTGACGCGGAAAAAATCACCAAACGCAAAAAGAAACTTGCAGAAGCGGAAGATAGCCTCAAAGCTTTAGAGAAGCGTGATTACTGA